In one Oceanispirochaeta sp. genomic region, the following are encoded:
- a CDS encoding transposase: protein MQRRDKWEKHKSVVRGLLFSDEGVKMRSLRPIEPESVFGEIKKNMGFKRFQLRGQKNVSTEWGLESIAHNIKKLSNLM, encoded by the coding sequence ATCCAGAGACGGGATAAATGGGAGAAGCATAAGTCAGTAGTCCGAGGATTACTGTTTTCAGATGAGGGGGTGAAGATGAGATCATTGAGACCGATAGAACCTGAATCAGTGTTTGGAGAGATCAAGAAAAATATGGGATTTAAGAGATTTCAACTCCGAGGACAGAAGAATGTTTCTACCGAATGGGGGCTTGAAAGCATAGCTCACAATATAAAGAAGCTATCGAACCTCATGTAA